From a single Oncorhynchus gorbuscha isolate QuinsamMale2020 ecotype Even-year unplaced genomic scaffold, OgorEven_v1.0 Un_scaffold_1521, whole genome shotgun sequence genomic region:
- the LOC124023163 gene encoding golgin-45-like, whose product MSTATVADRGSVRPVRGPGDGMETDKPPVAKEIGVVDTPLSSVPLLKVACPKQSPKKTHPAPASLQHSPHSTPQQSPRATPSAPQPPGVLHLGKVPREACMVVEAVRIVVPRAAISRSGGHVGLAEEKGEAWAGQQMEERPPSPPLEDLRGAMEKLQNSERRLLQDKEGLLNQLHVQTEVNRELKKLLVASVGDDLQYHFERLAREKNQLILENEALGRSRASTAEQLERMSIQCDVWRSKFLASRVMAEELTNARVSLQHQTREAQSAITDLLSERDEFSRDMMLTHRSLEQLLVSLQWGRQQTYYPSGQPLSTGELALANHKLADAINSRLLGKVGPVGSSSGAGLGKGRQISELPNTSHTPAEKMAEKVLKILDPISRSDNEEEPSPLSISDSSPSAFLTNKKSIGRFHPYTRYENITFNCCERCSGDILVL is encoded by the exons ATGTCTACCGCTACAGTAGCAGACCGAG GTTCCGTCCGTCCAGTCAGGGGCCCCGGCGACGGCATGGAGACAGACAAGCCCCCAGTCGCTAAGGAGATCGGTGTCGTGGATACGCCTCTGTCTTCGGTGCCACTACTTAAGGTAGCTTGTCCCAAACAAAGCCCCAAGAAGACGCACCCTGCCCCCGCCAGCCTCCAGCACAGCCCCCACTCCACCCCGCAGCAGAGCCCCAGAGCCACCCCGTCTGCGCCCCAGCCCCCCGGGGTGCTCCACCTGGGGAAGGTTCCTCGGGAGGCCTGCATGGTGGTGGAGGCGGTGAGGATCGTTGTTCCCCGTGCCGCCATCAGCCGGAGTGGGGGTCATGTGGGCCTGgctgaggagaaaggagaggccTGGGCTGGGCAGCAGATGGAGGAGcggcctccctcccctcctctggaGGACCTGAGAGGAGCCATGGAGAAGCTGCagaactcagagagaagactgcTGCAGGACAAGGAGGGGCTCCTCAACCAGCTCCACGTGCAGACTGAG gTGAACAGAGAGTTGAAGAAGCTGCTGGTAGCCTCTGTAGGTGATGACCTGCAGTACCATTTTGAGCGTCTGGCCAGAGAGAAGAACCAGCTGATCTTAGAGAACGAGGCTCTGGGTCGCAGCCGGGCCTCCACAGCAGAACAGCTGGAACGCATGTCTATACAATGTGATGTCTGGAGGAGCAAGTTCCTAGCGTccag AGTGATGGCGGAGGAGCTGACCAATGCCAGGGTTTCTCTCCAGCACCAGACCAGAGAGGCTCAGAGCGCCATAACAGACCTGCTGAGTGAGAGAGACGAGTTCTCTAGAGACATGATGCTAacccacag gtctCTGGAGCAGCTGCTGGTCTCTCTCCAGTGGGGTCGACAGCAGACCTACTACCCCAGTGGCCAGCCACTCAGCACGGGAGAACTAGCCCTAGCCAATCACAAGCTGGCGGACGCCATCAACTCCCGCCTGCTGGGGAAGGTTGGGCCAGTAGGGAGCAGCAGTGGAGCCGGGCTGGGGAAAGGAAGACAGATCTCAGAGCTCCCTAACACCTCACACACGCCTGCTGAGAAGATGGCTGAGAAG GTGTTGAAGATCCTGGACCCTATTTCCCGTTCAGACAACGAGGAAGagccctcccccctctctatctccgacTCCTCCCCCTCGGCCTTCCTGACCAATAAGAAGAGCATCGGCCGGTTCCACCCTTACACTCGCTATGAGAACATCACCTTCAACTGCTGCGAGCGCTGCAGCGGAGACATCCTGGTCCTCTAG